The following are from one region of the Siniperca chuatsi isolate FFG_IHB_CAS linkage group LG21, ASM2008510v1, whole genome shotgun sequence genome:
- the LOC122868551 gene encoding dedicator of cytokinesis protein 7-like isoform X1 has product MTSTASERRAFAHKINRTVAAEVRKQVSRDYGSPQLTKKRGGAHHPLPLTEVVEPVDYEEYVSSHAPGVEPGPLRQLMEFPQDDLELLHLDKECITLEPPLPEEEDSLDARVRDALAVYTDDWLVIQRKYQRYSTTYTPHNSERQRERQRGLVKQTFELDESAAAERQDDQDDANRRSVSLDETPRGSWASSIFDLKNSSPDALLPSVLEHTAAEDMDHRNTEARLQGRHSDLLGMYPPPDEDEAVERCSVIEVPKEHCGQRIMVKCLSLKFEIEIEPIFGTLALYDVKEKKKISENFYFDLNSDQMKGLLKPHTPHTAISTLARSAIFSITYPSADIFLVIKLEKVLQQGDIGECCEPYMVMKESDSSKHKEKLEKLRLQAEQSCSRLGRFRMPFAWTAIHLLNIVSSVGGLDRSDPDSDSERKGHGTWNERKKKGFERMSVGDDMCNFATFRPATLTVTNFFKQEGDRLSDEDLYKFLADMRRPSSVLRRLRPVTAQLKIDISPAPDSPHYCLSPELLHVKPYPDLRVRPTKEVLEFPARYVYTPHTTYRNLLYVYPQSLNFSSRQGSVRNIAVKVQFMAAEDPSQALPVIFGKSSCAEFMKEAYTPIIYHNKSPEFYEEIKMKIPANLTDNHHLLFTFHHISCQPKQNTPLETPVGYTWIPLMQHGRLRTGSFSLPVSVEKPPPSYSVLTPDVQLPGMKWVDNHKGVFNVEVTAASSVHTQDPHLDKFFTLVHVLEEYFFPFRLKDVIITEANMEGELKASIAALKGALLDTCIRFLHQLLNKLIQLIVYPPVIAGQIVNLGRTAFEAMALLVNQIHKNLEGNQDQHGRNNLLASYIHYCFRLPTAEPALPPTAGTQSYEMPMQYATLSRATARPSSLHLSRSKSISNSNPDLASTPVSPDEEVQRIIGSKGIDRSHSWVNSAYAPGGSRSVLRRNPNSSCELKQANDRSGNRMSAFLDSVALFSVPTRQITKKLLHEELALQWVVSTSAVREAALQQAWFFFQLMTKSMAHHLFLTSKLDVPRRQRFPDRFVDDIAALVCAISADIASRYHKDVELVERLNSSLAFFLNDLLSLMDRGFVFNLIRSYYKQIANKLHTAQNPSSLNALRMDFTRIVCSHEHYVILNLPCSTLSPPASPSPSTSSTTSQSSAFSSMVQDQGVATMFELSVPFRQQHFLSGLLLTELSLILDPEGEGVFFLHKKAISAVHSLLCSHDADPRYTDPQVRAHVAQLYLPLIPIVMESLHHLHDFSDSSPARVRHASTHADDADADSGNTISQSVAMAIAGSPLPHVKANPFALPTVSGRQSSSLSAECSRTLLVCFLWVLKNADAALLEHWVSDLSVLQINRLLDLLHLCVSCFEYKGKKSLERINSLTFKKSQDMKARLEEAILGTIGARQEMVRRCRERSPYGSQENVRWRKNVTHWRQNTDRVDKTKAEVEQESVVDGNLATEASLIVLDTLEIIVKTVVASELKESVLGGVLRVLLHSMAGNQSALFLQHCFTTQRALVFKFPEMLFEEDTELCADLCLRLLRHCSSSVGSVRSHASASLYLLMRQNFEIGNNFARVKMQVTMSLSSLVGTSQNFNEEHLRRSLKTILTYAEEDLELRDTPFPEQVQDLVFNLHMILTDTVKMKEHQQDPEMLIDLMYRIAKGYQNSPDLRLTWLQNMAGKHCERGNHAEAAHCLVHSAALVAEYLNMLEDCRYLPIGCVTFQNISSNVLEESAVSDDVLSPEEEGICAGKYFSESGLVGLLEQAAASFNMAAMYEAINEVYKILLPIHEANRDFKKLATVHGKLQDAFNKVYNQSSGWERMFGTYFRVGFYGCRFGDLDEQEFVYKEPSITKLAEISHRLEEFYSERFGDDVVEIIKDSNPVDKNKLDPNKAYLQITYVEPFFDTYELKERITYFDKNYNLRTFMYCTPFTLDGRAHGDLNEQYKRKTILTTSHAFPYIKTRINVIHKEEIILVPMEVAIEDMQKKTQELAFATNQDPADSKMLQMVLQGSVGTTVNQGPLEVAQVFLSDIPNDPKLFRHHNKLRLCFKDFTKRCEDALRKNKALIGPDQKEYHRELERNYNKLKEALGPLINRKIPQLYRNLPAQTTQTQRNSYSRSSLRRVDC; this is encoded by the exons ATGACATCTACAGCGAGCGAAAGGAGGGCGTTTGCTCATAAAATCAACCG GACTGTAGCTGCAGAGGTCAGAAAACAAGTGTCCAGAGACTACGGCTCTCCTCAGCTGACCAAGAAACGAGGAGGCGCACACCACCCT TTGCCCCTGACGGAGGTGGTTGAGCCAGTGGACTATGAGGAGTATGTGAGCAGTCACGCTCCTGGGGTGGAGCCCGGCCCCCTCAGACAGCTAATGGAGTTCCCCCAGGATGACCTGGAGCTCCTCCACTTGGACAAAGAGTGCATTACTCTGGAACCCCCACTGCCTGAGGAGGAAGA TTCACTGGATGCCAGAGTGAGAGATGCCTTGGCAGTCTACACAGACGACTGGCTCGTCATTCAAAGAAA ATATCAGCGCTACAGCACCACATACACCCCTCACAACTCTGAGCGACAGAGGGAGAGGCAGCGAGGGCTGGTCAAACAGACCTTTGAATTGGAtgagtctgctgctgctgagcgcCAGGACGACCAG GATGACGCAAACCGGCGTTCAGTCAGCCTTGATGAGACTCCACGGGGCAGCTGGGCCTCCAGTATCTTTGACCTGAAGAACTCCTCCCCAGACGCTCTCCTGCCCTCTGTACTGGAACATACAGCTGCAGAGGACATGGATCACCGCAATACTGAGGCACGCCTGCAGGGGCGCCACAGTGACCTGCTGGGCATGTATCCTCCTCCTGATGAG GATGAAGCAGTAGAGAGATGCTCTGTCATCGAAGTCCCCAAGGAACATTGTGGCCAGAGGATCATGGTCAAGTGTCTGTCTCTGAA gtttGAAATAGAAATTGAGCCAATATTTGGAACTCTTGCCCTGTATGATgtcaaggaaaagaaaaag ATCTCTGAGAATTTCTACTTCGACCTGAACTCTGATCAGATGAAAGGGCTGCTTAAACCCCACACACCTCACACAGCTATTTCTACACTGGCCCGTTCTGCCATTTTCTCCATCACATACCCTTCCGCCGATATCTTCTTGGTCATTAAG CTTGAGAAAGTCCTTCAACAAGGAGATATTGGAGAATGCTGTGAACCCTATATGGTCATGAAAGAATCAGATTCCTCTAAG cacaaggagaagctggagAAGCTGCGTCTGCAGGCGGAGCAGTCATGTAGCCGTCTTGGCCGTTTTCGCATGCCTTTTGCCTGGACAGCCATTCACCTTCTCAACATCGTCAGCAGTGTGGGAGGTCTGGATCGGTCGGACCCTGACTCTGACTCTG AGCGAAAAGGTCATGGAACAtggaatgagagaaagaaaaaggggtTTGAGCGGATGAGTGTTGGGGATGACATGTGTAACTTTGCCACTTTCCGTCCAGCAACATTGACCGTCACCAACTTCTTCAAACAG GAGGGGGACAGACTGAGTGATGAGGACCTCTACAAGTTTCTGGCAGATATGCGCAGACCGTCCTCTGTTCTGCGACGACTGAGGCCTGTCACAG CCCAGTTGAAGATTGACATCTCTCCAGCTCCAGACTCGCCTCATTACTGTCTGTCACCAGAGCTGCTTCATGTGAAGCCTTACCCAGACCTGCGTGTTCGCCCAACCAAAGAGGTGCTGGAGTTCCCTGCTCGCTACGTATACACACCGCACACCACCTACAG GAACTTGCTCTATGTTTATCCACAAAGTCTGAACTTCAGCAGTCGTCAGGGCTCAGTGAGGAACATTGCTGTGAAGGTTCAGTTCATGGCAGCAGAGGACCCCAGTCAAGCTTTGCCG GTCATCTTTGGGAAGTCAAGTTGTGCTGAGTTCATGAAAGAGGCGTACACTCCTATCATCTATCATAACAA GTCTCCTGAGTTCTATGAGGAAATAAAGATGAAGATTCCTGCCAATCTGACAGACAACCACCATCTGCTGTTCACCTTCCATCACATCAGCTGCCAGCCCAAACAGAACACTCCTCTGGAGACCCCTGTAGGCTACACT TGGATCCCTCTGATGCAGCATGGCCGATTACGCACCGGCTCCTTCAGTTTGCCTGTCTCAGTGGAAAAGCCTCCGCCTAGCTATTCTGTACTCACCCCTGAC GTTCAGCTCCCGGGCATGAAGTGGGTGGATAATCACAAAGGAGTGTTCAATGTTGAAGTGACTGCAGCCTCCTCGGTTCACACTCAG GACCCCCACCTGGATAAGTTCTTCACTCTAGTGCATGTTCTGGAGGAGTACTTCTTCCCCTTCCGCCTGAAGGACGTCATCATTACCGAGGCAAACATGGAGGGGGAGCTGAAGGCCAGCATAGCTGCACTGAAAGGGGCTCTGCTGGATACCTGTATCAGGTTCCTGCACCAACTGCTCAACAAGCTCATTCAGCTCATCGTTTACCCACCGGTCATTGCGGGCCAAATTG tgaACCTGGGCCGGACTGCCTTCGAAGCTATGGCATTATTGGTCAACCAGATCCATAAGAACCTGGAGGGGAACCAGGACCAGCACGGCCGCAACAACCTGCTGGCGTCCTACATCCACTACTGCTTCCGCCTGCCAACCGCCGAACCTGCACTGCCCCCTACAG CTGGCACGCAGTCCTACGAGATGCCTATGCAGTACGCCACTTTATCAAGAGCAACAGCCCGCCCAAGCAGCCTGCACCTGTCCCGCTCCAAGAGTATAAGCAACTCCAACCCGGACCTGGCCAGCACACCAGTTTCTCCTGACGAAGAGGTGCAGAGGATCATAGGGAGCAAG GGCATTGACCGCTCCCACTCCTGGGTAAACTCTGCTTATGCCCCTGGGGGCTCCAGATCTGTGCTACGCCGGAACCCCAACTCCAGCTGTGAGCTCAAGCAG GCAAACGACCGCAGCGGCAATCGCATGTCTGCCTTCCTGGACAGCGTGGCCTTGTTTTCAGTTCCAACAAGGCAGATTACCAAGAAG CTGCTCCATGAGGAGCTGGCATTGCAGTGGGTGGTCAGCACCAGCGCAGTGAGGGAAGCAGCGCTGCAGCAGGCCTGGTTTTTCTTCCAGCTTATG ACAAAGAGCATGGCCCATCACTTATTCCTGACCTCGAAATTGGACGTTCCTAGGCGTCAGCGGTTCCCAGATCGCTTTGTGGACGACATCGCTGCACTTGTGTGTGCCATCAGTGCAGATATTGCCAGTCGATACCACAAG gatgTGGAGCTTGTAGAGAGGTTAAATAGCAGTCTGGCCTTCTTCCTGAATGACCTGCTGTCTCTCATGGACCGGGGCTTTGTGTTCAACCTCATCCGCTCCTACTACAAACAG ATTGCCAACAAGCTTCACACAGCGCAGAACCCTAGCTCTCTGAATGCCCTGAGGATGGACTTCACTCGTATTGTCTGCAGCCACGAGCACTACGTCATCCTCAACCTGCCATGCTCCACTCTCAGCCCTCCagcctccccctccccctccacctcctccaccacttcACAG AGTTCAGCGTTTTCCAGTATGGTGCAAGACCAGGGTGTGGCCACCATGTTTGAGCTCTCCGTCCCTTTTCGCCAGCAGCACTTCCTGTCTGGCCTGCTGCTTACTGAGCTCTCTCTCATCCTTGATCCTGAGGGAGAAGG GGTTTTCTTCCTTCACAAAAAGGCCATTAGTGCTGTTCACTCCCTGCTGTGCAGCCATGACGCAGACCCTCGCTACACTGACCCACAGGTCAGAGCCCACGTCGCTCAGCTCTACCTGCCCCTCATTCCCATCGTCATGGAGTCGTTGCATCATCTCCACGACTTCTCTG ACTCCTCACCTGCTCGGGTCCGCCATGCCTCAACCCACGCCGACGATGCTGACGCAGACAGCGGCAACACTATCAGTCAGTCTGTTGCCATGGCGATTGCTGGCTCCCCTTTGCCCCATGTCAAAGCCAACCCGTTCGCACTGCCCACAGTG TCCGGGCGCCAGTCCAGCTCTCTGTCTGCCGAGTGCAGCAGGACTCTGCTGGTGTGCTTCCTGTGGGTGCTGAAGAATGCAGATGCAGCTCTCCTGGAGCACTGGGTGTCTGATTTGTCTGTACTGCAAATCAACCGCCTGCTGGATCTGCTGCATCTCTGTGTCTCCTGTTTTGAATACAAG GGGAAGAAGTCTCTGGAGAGGATCAACAGCCTCACGTTTAAAAAGTCTCAGGACATGAAGGCCCGGCTGGAGGAGGCCATACTGGGCACCATCGGGGCTCGTCAGGAGATGGTCCGTCGCTGCAGAG AAAGGAGTCCCTATGGCAGCCAGGAGAATGTTAGGTGGAGGAAGAATGTCACTCACTGGagacaaaatacagacagagtCGACAA GACTaaagctgaggtggagcaggagtCTGTGGTGGATGGAAACTTAGCTACTGAGGCCTCTCTGATAGTACTGGACACACTGGAGATTATAGTCAAG ACTGTGGTGGCATCAGAGCTAAAGGAAAGTGTTCTGGGTGGAGTTCTTAGAGTCCTCCTCCACAGCATGGCAGGCAACCAGAGCGCCCTCTTCCTGCAGCACTGCTTCACTACACAAAGGGCTCTGGTCTTCAAG TTCCCAGAGATGCTGTTTGAAGAGGACACAGAGCTTTGTGCAGACCTATGCCTGCGTCTCCTGCGTCACTGCAGCAGTAGTGTCGGCTCTGTCAGAAGTCACGCTTCCGCCTCTCTTTACCTGCTCATGAGGCAGAACTTTGAGATTGGAAAT AACTTTGCTCGAGTAAAGATGCAAGTCACCATGTCCCTGTCATCACTGGTGGGAACGTCACAAAACTTCAATGAGGAGCATCTTCGTCGCTCACTCAAGACGATCCTGACGTATGCTGAAGAGGACCTGGAGCTGCGCGACACGCCCTTCCCAGAGCAG GTCCAAGATCTGGTGTTCAACCTGCACATGATTCTTACTGACACTGTTAAGATGAAAGAGCATCAGCAGGATCCAGAGATGCTCATTGACCTAATGTACAG gattgCAAAGGGCTACCAGAACTCCCCTGACTTGCGTCTGACGTGGCTCCAGAACATGGCAGGAAAACACTGTGAGAGAGGGAACCATGCTGAAGCTGCTCACTGTCTGGTCCACAGCGCAGCACTTGTGGCCGAATACCTCAACATGCTGGAGGATTGCCGCTACTTGCCAATTGGTTGTGTCACGTTTCAG AATATTTCATCCAATGTATTGGAAGAGTCAGCCGTATCCGATGACGTCCTGTcaccagaggaggaggggattTGTGCTGGGAAGTACTTCAGTGAGTCTGGCCTGGTGGGCCTCCTGGAGCAAGCAGCTGCCTCTTTTAACATG GCTGCCATGTACGAAGCCATAAATGAAGTGTACAAGATTCTGCTGCCGATCCATGAAGCCAACAGGGACTTCAAAAAGTTGGCTACTGTCCACGGGAAGCTGCAGGATGCCTTCAACAAAGTCTACAACCAA AGTTCAGGATGGGAG AGAATGTTTGGGACCTACTTCCGGGTTGGTTTCTATGGCTGCCGGTTTGGAGACCTGGATGAACAAGAGTTTGTCTACAAGGAGCCGTCAATCACCAAATTAGCCGAGATCTCCCACAGACTTGAG GAGTTCTACTCAGAGCGGTTTGGGGATGATGTAGTTGAAATTATCAAGGACTCCAACCCagtggacaaaaacaaactggatCCCAACAAG GCCTACCTCCAGATCACCTATGTTGAACCATTCTTCGACACCTACGAGCTAAAGGAAAGAATCACCTACTTTGACAAGAACTACAACCTGCGTACCTTCATGTACTGTACTCCCTTCACTCTGGACGGCCGAGCCCACGGCGACCTGAACGAGCAGTACAAACGCAAAACCATCCTAACAACATCTCATGCCTTTCCTTACATCAAGACACGCATCAATGTTATTCACAAGGAGGAG ATCATTCTTGTCCCTATGGAGGTGGCCATTGAGGACATGCAGAAGAAGACTCAGGAGCTTGCCTTTGCCACAAACCAAGACCCTGCAGACTCCAAGATGCTGCAGATGGTGCTGCAGGGCAGTGTTGGCACCACTGTTAACCAG GGCCCCCTGGAGGTGGCGCAGGTCTTTCTCTCTGACATTCCTAATGACCCAAAGCTGTTTCGCCATCACAACAAACTGCGCCTCTGCTTTAAAGACTTCACTAAGAG GTGTGAGGATGCCCTTAGGAAGAATAAAGCTCTGATTGGACCAGATCAGAAGGAGTACCacagagagctggagaggaactacaataaactgaaagaaGCTCTGGGTCCTCTCATCAACCGCAAGATCCCCCAGCTATATAGAAACCTGCCAGCTCAGACTACGCAAACACAGCG GAACTCCTATAGTAGGTCCAGTCTCCGCAGAGTCGACTGTTGA